TTGGTCACCACATTGCCCTGAACGATTTCGATCCGGTAGAGCGGCACCACGCCCATGAAACGGTCATCGTGACCGACCCAGGAGCCACAAGCCCCCAGAGCCAACAAGGCGGGGAGCACCAGGCTGCGGCGCAGCGGGCGAAGCAAATCAGACATGAGAGCGAGATCCAGCGGCAAAGCGGTCGGTCAGGCCGACCCCAGGCACCACCGCCCGATGGGGCGCTGGCTATGATCGGCCGATTCTAGGTGGCAGCCTTTGCGCCAAGCCCCAAAGCCCATGACGCACAGCGAAGAGATCAAAAACAGCGGCCTCAAGGCCACCCTACCCCGCATCAAGGTGCTGGAGGTCTTTCAACGCTCCGAGCGCCGGCACCTGAGCGCCGAAGACGTCTACAAGGCCTTGCTGGCGGAGGATGCCGATATCGGCCTGGCCACCGTCTATCGGGTGCTGACGCAGTTTGAGCAAGCCGGCCTGTTGAGCCGCAATCATTTCGAGTCGGGCAAGGCGGTGTTCGAGCTCAATGAAGGACATCACCACGACCATCTGGTCTGCCTGAGCTGCGGTCTGGTCGAGGAATTCTTTGACGAGCGCATCGAACAACGCCAACACACAATTGCCAAGGAGCGCGGCTTTGAGCTGCAGGAGCACTCGCTGGCGCTCTACGCCGTCTGCATCAAGAAAAACTGCCCGAACAAGAAATAGTCATAGCGGCTCTTCCTCGCCACGCTCCAGCGCACGCTGGTGGCGTTGGATGAACTCCTGATAGGTGTCAATGCCGCGCAGCTGCAGGATGGTGTTGCGCACGGCGGCCTCCACCAACACGGCCAGGTTGCGGCCGGCGTCCACCGCAATCACCACCTTGCGCGTCGGCACCCCCAGCACATCCTCATACAGCGGCTCATAGGGCAGGCGCTCAAACTCGCGCTCCAGGGTTTCGCGCCGCACCAAGTGAACGATGAGCTTGAGGCGCATCTTGCGCCGCACCGCCGTCTCGCCAAAGATGGCCTTGATGTCGAGCAGGCCGATGCCGCGCACTTCGAGCAGGTTGGCCAGAAGCTCCGGGCAGCGACCGACGATCACATCCTGCGCGATCCGGAAAAAGTCCACCGCATCGTCGGCCACCAGTCCGTGACCGCGCGAGATCAACTCCAGGCCCAATTCGCTCTTTCCCAGGCCCGACTCACCGGTCAGCAGCACGCCCAGGCCGAGGATGTCCATCAACACCCCATGGCGGGTGGTGCGCACGGCGCACAGCTGGGCCAGATAGGTCCGCACCACATCGATCACATAGCCAGCCGAGGCATCGGTGGTGAAAAGCGGAATGTCTGCCCGGTCGCACATGGCCACCAGCTTGGGCGGCGCCTGCTGAGCATCCGCCACGATGATCACGGGAGGCTCCAGGGTGACGATGCGCGAGACGCGCCGCTCCAGCACCTCATCGCTGGCCTGGGTCAGGTAAGCCACTTCGCGCGAACCAACGATCTGCACCCGATAGGGGTGGATGTAGTTCAGATAACCCACCAGATCGGCCGCCGACTGCGCCTCGCGCAGCGCCGCTTCGTCAAAGCGCCGCTCGGGGTGTGCATGCCCCGCCACCCAATGCCATCGCAGGGCCTCGCGGTGTTCTTCGAAGAGTCGGTCGGCGCTGATCGATACGGGTTTCATGCCCGAAGTATCGGGCCGTGAGCGACGGGCCACCCACTCGCCGCAGGCGCCTTCGCAGCGGGTGGCTCAGCGCGGAACGCGCAGCGCTGAGAGCCCGGAAACCCTATTGCTTCAGGCCGCCGAGCGCGCGGGCTGCCACTGGCTGATGAGCTGATGCAGCACGGCCGGGTCGGTCTCGGTCTTCAGGCGTTCGCGCAGTTCGCGCTCGCTCAGCATCTCGGCGATCTCGGACAGGATTTCCAGATGCCGCTGCGTGGCCGCCTCGGGAACGAGCAGCACGATGAGCAGGCTGACCGGCTCATCATCCGGGGCATCAAAACCGATGGGCTGCTGCACCCGCAGCACGGCGGCCAGCGGGTTCTTCAGACCCTTGATCCGCCCATGCGGAATCGCCACCCCATGACCCAAACCTGTCGAGCCCAAGCGTTCCCGAGCAAACAGGTTGTCGGTGACCACCGCACGCGACACCGCCTGGTGGTTCTCGAACAACAAGCCGGCCTGCTCGAAGACGCGCTTCTTGCTGGTCGCATCGATGTCCACCTGCACGTTTTGTGCGGGCAGGATGGCGGCGAGTCGGTTCATGGTGTGAGGAAGAGCGGTCGGGGTTCCGCGCCGATAGGCGCCGAAGAGGGCCGGAATTATAGGAAGCGGGTTCTGAGGCCCACATCTTGAGTGGGCTCCCCAAACAAAAAGGCGGCCCAAAGGCCGCCTCGTTGGGGTTCAAGCCCCAGGCTCAGGGCGCAGCACCCAGGTCCAGGCGCTTGGCCGACGCGTGATGATGATCCTGCAGCATCTCCTTGTGCCGGCAGACCTGGCGGTCCAACTTGTCCATCAACTGATCGATGGCGGCGTAAAGATCCTCGTGTGACTGTTCAACAAAAATGTCGCGTCCCTTGACCCGGACGGTGATTTCGGCTCGCTGCCGACGATCCTTTTCCTTTTGCTTCTCCACGGTGAGCAAGACGTTGATATCAACGACCTGATCAAAGTGGCGGGTCACCCGGTCCAGCTTGGTTACCACGTATTCACGCAGTGCCGGCGTCACTTCAAGGTGATGTCCGCTGATCGTCAGGTTCATAGGGCTTCCTTTCCAAGGCTCGGAAACAAAAACGCGCTGCGGGCCTTGGGGCCCAGCAGCGCGGGAGAGCGACTGGATGGCAGAGGTTGAACGAACCCGAAGCCCGGCCTGCGGTGAGGCCGGTGGTGACGACACACACGTCGTCATGGAAGTGACTTCGAGATGCAACATGACTCCAGTAGCGAAGCCAGTGTGCCCGCATCAAACGGTGTCGGCAAGCCAAAAAAACAAATCGCTTCGCCTTGCAGTTGCACGGCCGGAAGCACCCAAATCGGCCGCCATAATGACCCGTTTTCCTCCCCGGAGCCCCCCTTGGACAGCGATCACCCTCGGTGACCGTCCACACGGCGTAGCAGGCCCTGCGCGTCGGTGAGACGGTGAAACCGCACACCCCCGACGCCCCCGCATCCCCCCTGTTCGCCGATGCTCAATATCTACTCGCTCGACTCCGGCCGCCTGGCCGGCCTACCGCCCGAAGCCTTTGATCTGGAAGGCGCGGAGCAGCGCCTCAAGCCCATTTGGGTGGATCTGGAAGCCCCGACGGCCGAGGACAAGGACTGGGTGCAGAGTCACTTCGGTCTCACCATCCCCGAAGACGCGGTGGACGATGACCTGGAAGAGTCCGCTCGCTTTTACGAAGAAGACGACGGGCAACTGCACATTCGCTCCGACTTCCTGCGTCTGGACGAGCAGGGCGGCTCGCGCAACGTGCGCGTGGCCTTCATCTTGTTCCGCAACACCCTGTTCTCGATCCGCAAGGAAGACCTGCCGGTGTTCCGTCTGCTGCGCCTGCGCGCGCGTCGCACGCCGGCGCTGATCGACGACGCCAAGGACGTGCTGCTCAAGCTCTACGACGCCGACGCCGAGTTCAGCGCCGACGCGCTGGAAGGCATCTACGACGCGCTTAACGACATCAGCGCCCGGGTGCTGAAGGAGCAGGTGAACGACGAAGTGGCCGGCGAGGTGCTGACCGCCATCGCCCGCGAGGAAGACTTGAACGGCCGCATCCGCCGCAATGTGATGGACACGCGCCGCGCGCTGTCCTTCATGATGCGCAGCCGCATGCTCAGCGCCGAGCAGTTCGAGGACTCGCGCCAGATCTTGCGCGACATCGACTCGCTGGACAGCCACACCGCCTTCCTGTTCGACAAGATCAACTTCTTGATGGACGCCACGGTCGGTTTCATCAACATCAACCAGAACAAGATCATCAAGATCTTCTCGGTGGCCTCGGTGGCCTTGCTGCCACCGACCTTGATCGCCAGCGTCTACGGCATGAACTTTGCGCACATGCCCGAGTTGCAGCAGCCCTGGGGCTATCCCTTCGCGCTCGGCCTCATGGTCTTGTCCGTCGCGGCGCCCTTCATCTACTTCAAGCGCAAAGGTTGGTTGCGGTGAATCCACCCATCCGGGCGCTGACCCTGGATCTGGACGAAACCCTGTGGGCCATCGGCCCCGTGATCGCGCGCGCCGAAGCGAAGCTACACCAGTGGCTACAGCAGCACGCCCCAGCCACGGCGGCGGCCTTTGATGTGCCGGCCCTGCAGCGCGAACGCGATCGGGTGGCCGCCGAGTTCCCCGAGCGCGCGCACGATTTCACCTGGGTGCGCCTGCAATCCATCGCCCAGTGCCTGGCTCAAAGCGGCGAGGACTCCAGCCTGGCCCAGGCCGCCTTTGACGAGTTTCTGGTCTGGCGCCACCGGGTCGAACTCTTCCCCGACGCCCGCCTCGCATTGCAGCGCTTGGCCGCGCGCTACCCGCTCTTTGCCCTGACCAATGGCAATGCCGACCTGGGCCGAATCGGCATCGATGAGTTTTTCAGCGGCCGCCTGGCCGCGCGCGACTTCGGGCGCGGCAAGCCGCATGCCGACTTCTTCCACGCGGCCTGCGCACAACTGGGCCTACCTCCGGGCGAGGTGCTGCATGTGGGCGACGACTGGGCCCTGGACATCGAAGGCGCGCACGCGGCCGGCCAACCCTCGGCCTGGATCCACCGCCCGGGCCACCCGGCCCGCCCCAGCCACAGCACGGCGCAGCCGGCCTTTGTGGGCAGCGACTTGCTGCAGCTCCTCAGCTGGCTCGAAGCCGGCGCTTGAGCGCGCGCAGCAAGCCCCCCAGCAGCGGCAGCTTCTCCCATAGTTCCTCGGCCGCATCCCAGTAATCGCGGTGATAGGCCACGCGGCCACTGGCGTCAAAGCGCAGATGGCTGCTGCCGTGGATGCGTTGGGCCTGCCCGCCGCGCAGGAAGTGGAAGTCCCAGGTCAAGAAAGCTTGGTCCTGCGCCGCAAAGGCCTCCAGAACCTCAAAGCGCGGCGCCTCCAGCTGCTCAAACATGTGAGCAAAGATGCGCTGCACCGCCGCCAGACCGCGCACCTCGTTGAAGGGGTCGCGGAAGTAGGCCTGCTCGGTATAGAGCTCACCCAGTCGAAGCAGGTGCTCGGGCCGCAGCCCCTCGTAGAAAGCCACCACGGCACGCAGGCGGGGGTCCTCGGGCGTCATAGCCGGGTGCCCTTGCGCACCAGCCAGAAATAGGGCCGGGCCGGCAAATGACGCAGGAACTTCACGAAACGCGTGAAGCGCTTGGGGAAGTGGATCTCAAAGTCCCCATCGGCCCAGCCCTCCAGGATGGCCTCGGCGGCCTGCTCGGGGGTCTGTAGGGCCGGCATCGGAAAGTCGTTCTGCGCCGTCATGGGCGTGGCCACGAATCCCGGGTTGACGATAGACACGCCCAAGCCCTTGGGGGCCAGGTCCAGGTACAAGGTCTCGGCCAGATGGATCAGCGCCGCCTTGGCCGGCCCATAGCCCAGCGCCTTGGGCAGGCCGCGGTAGCCCGCCACACTGCTGACCAGGCTGATGTGCCCGCCCTGCCCGCGCTCCGCCTGGCCCAGCAGCTGCGGCAGCAGCACGTCCAGCCAATTGAGCGCGCCTTGGTAATTGGTTTGCAACTGCTGGGTGGCACTGGCCAGATCGAATTGATCGGCGCGCAGCGGCGTGTAGGCACCGGCGCAAAACAGCGCCAGATCCACCCGCCCGGTGCGCGCCACCAGGGTGCGCAGGGCACTGGCGAGGCTGTCGCGATCCAACACATCAGCAGGCAAGGCCAGTGCCCCCGGATGGGTTTGGGCGAAGGCCTCCAGTTTGTCGGCGCCGCGCGCACTCACGGCCACCGTGGCCCCGCGGGCATGCAGGGCATGGGCCAGGGCGGCACCGATGCCGGTGGAGGCCCCCACCAGCCAAACCGTCTTGCCGTGCCAGTCTTTGAACTTGGGATTGAGGCTCATAGCTTCTGGAAACTCAGGGTGACTTCGCCGAGGTCGAGGCCGAATTTGCTCATACGGGCTTTGTTGATCATCACGCGCTCGTCCACCAGCCACATCCAGTCATCGAACTGCACCTCGTAGACCTTGTCATCCACCGGCAGTTTGAGGGTGTAGGCCCATTGCAGCGCATTGCCCGCGGAGCGCCCGCGCGCTTCACCCACCACGTCATCGGCCTGGCCGCTGTAGCGGCCATCGCCCAGATGGCGCAGTCGCCAGACCCGGCGCTCCTTGCGGCCATCGCTGTACTCGAAGTCCTCCTCCAACACCCCCTGCTCGCCCTGCCAGCGGCCCTGCATGCGCACCACAAAGCGTGCCTTCACGCGCCCCTGGCGGTCGGTGAACAAGCCATGCCCCAGCAGGGGACCGTTGAAGTACTGACGCAGGTCCAGGCGCGGCTGCTCGGCCGCATAACTCTGTAGATCGGGGCCTGCACAGGCACTCAAGAGCAAGGCGGGGGCCAGCAGCGCGAGTCGACGTTTCATAGCGAATCCTTGTGGCGCCACAGCAGGCCCAAGGCCAGGGCCTTGAGCAGGCAGGGCAAGACGGCATAACAAAGCGAGAGCGCCTGTAGCGAGGCTGCATCGCGCGCCCCTTCGCGGTAGCCCAGGGCCTGCAACAGCGGCAGGGCCAGACCGGCGGCCAGGGCCAGATTGAGCTTGGTGGTGGCCGTCCACCAACCCAGGAAACTGCCCTCGGCTTGGCCGGAAAGACCGGCGCGCTGCACCACCCGCGTGAGCATGGCGCCCGGCAGCGCCAGGTCCGCGCCAGCGGCCACGCCGGTCAGCGCGCAGATCAGCAGGAAGGCCGCCACATCGCCCTCGCCCAAACCCGCTGCCGCCACGAACACCGCGATGGCCAGGGCCATGCCCAGCGCCCAGCTGCGCGCCTGGCCCCAACGTGCCACCGCCCGCAGCCACAGCGGCAGGGACAGGGCCGCGCAGGCGAAGTAGCTCAGCAGAAAGGCCGCCTCCCATTGCGGCGCCTGCAGGCGATCGCGCACGAAGAACAGCAGCAAGGTGGCCGGAATCGCCGCGGCGGTGCCGTTGATGGCATAGATCAGCAACAGGCGCCGGAACGCCGGCTGGCGCCAAGCCAGGCGCCAGGGACGATGAAAACCCAGGGGCGGTGCGGGCAGCGCCAGACCGAACAACGCCAGTAGGCCGAAGACCAGAGCCAGCGCCAGCAGCGCGCTGGTCCAGCCCCAGCCGGCCTGGCTCATCAACAACGTGGCAGCCAGCACGCCCAGCAGCCCCAGGCCCTCGCGCCAGGCCACCAGCCGGGTCTGCTGCACCACATTGCCACCCAGGCGTGCACCCCAGGCCTGGTGGCTGACGGCCAGCACGCTGTAGGCCAGATAGCCCAGCACCAACCACACCCCGGCCCACAACAGCAGCCCGGGCAGCGGCAGGCGCGGCGCCATGAAAAGGCCGGCGAAGCTGGCCGCCATCACGCAGGCCGCCGGCACCATCACCCGCGCCCAGGCGCCGGGTCGCAGCCAGCGATCAGCTTGCCGGCCGATCCAAGGGTCGGCCAGGGCATCCACGCAGCGCGCTCCCAGAAGCAAGGCGCCCAACAGGGCCAAGGGCACGCCGTGCTCGCGCGCGTAGTGCGCGGGCAGGCTGACGTAGAGCGGCAGCGCCACGAAGGCCAGCGGCAAGCCCAGCAGGCCGTAGCGCCAGGGCACCGTGTTCATAGGCCGAGCAGGCGGCGCCGCAGGTCGCTGGCCGAGGTGGCGGGGTGCAGCCAGATGCCAAAGAAGCGCCGGCTGAAGTCCGCCGCCAGCGGCTCACCGCGCGGCTTGCCGTTGAACCAGAAGCGCGCCCCGCGCTCGGGCTCGTGCACGCCGCGCAGGCGGTCGCCGGCCCGCACATCGGGGAAAGTCGCGCGCATGGCGGCCAGCCAGGCCTGGGCCTGTGCAGCCGGCAGTTCGCCTTGACGCTGCATCTCCTCCAAGGACCGATCCGCGATGCGCTCGCCCTTCAGATCGCGGGCGTACTCCAACTCCAAGGCAAAGGGCTGTTCGGGCCAGCGTTGGGCGTCCAGGGCCTGGGGCGCGTAGAGCCGGGCGTCATACACGTGCAGGCCAAAGACACGGAAGCGAGCCTGCGCGCGCAACGGCCACTCCGGCAGGGGCTCCAAAGCAGGTTGCGACCTGACCGCCGGGCTCAACGCCGCCAGCAACACGGCGCCCAGGGCCTCACGCCTTGACCAGGGTGATTTGCACGACATCGGTGTTGCCGGTCTCGAAGGCAGCCTCGCAATAGGCCAGATAGAACTCCCACAGGCGCAGGAAACGCGGCTCAAAGCCCAGGCGCAGTACCTCGTCGGCGCGGGCCATGAAGTCGGCGCGCCAGCGGCGCAGGGTCTCGGCGTAATCGGGGCCGAAGCTGAACGAAGTTTCCAGCCTCAGGCCGGCGGCTTCGGCCTGCTCCCGCAAGGTCTTGGGGCAGGGCAGCATGCCGCCGGGGAAGATGTATTGCTGGATGAAGTCGGTGCCGCGGCGGTAGCGCTCGAACAGGTCATCTCGAATGACGATGCTTTGCACACAGGCCCGACCGCCGCTCTTGAGTTGGCGCGCCAGGGTCTGGAAATAGGTCGGCCAGTAGGCCTCGCCCACCGCTTCGATCATCTCGATGGAGACCACGGCGTCGTAGGGCGCATCAGCCAGGTCGCGGTAGTCCTGCAGGCGCAAATCGGCACTCAACCCGGCCTGCTGCAGACGCTGCCGCGCATAGGCCAGTTGTTCGTCCGACAGCGTGATGCCGGTGTGCTGCACCCCCAACTCGCGCACGGCCTTTTCGGCCACCGCACCCCAGCCGCAGCCAATCTCCAGCAGGCGCTGACCGGGCTGCAGATTCAGCTGCGCTAGCGCCCGCGCCATCTTGGCCTGCTGGGCTTGCTCCAGGCTTTGGCCCGGTGCGCTGAAGAGCGCGCTGGAGTAGTTCATGCTTGGGTCCAGCCACAAGCGATAGAACTCATTGCCCAGGTCGTAGTGGGCCACGATGTTGCGCCGGCTACCGCTCTTGCTGTTGCGCCGCAGCGCGTGCTTGATGCGGTAGAGCAAGGCGCCCCACCAACTGCCGTAGATGGCAGACTCCAGCGCCTCACGGTTGCGCAGGAACAGGGTCAGCAAGGCGGCCAGATCGGGGCTGCTCCAGTGGCCCTCGATATAGCTCTCGGCAAAGCCGATGTCGCCCCGGTTCAGCGTGGCCTGGGCCAGCGCCCAGTCATGAATGCCCATGGCGGCGCGCGGCTGCAGCGGCTGGCCCACATGCAGGGTCTGGCCGTCGGGCAGTTGCAGATCCAGGCTGCCATGCTGAAGGCGCTGCAGCAGCTTGAAGACGGTGCGCACCGCAAACGGGGCGTCGGCCGGTGCTGCCAGTTCGCGCCCCGGGTTCTTGCTGAGGGTCTGTTCCATCTCGACTCCTTGCTTGTTCAACGACTCAGCGCCTGAGCCGGCGGGGCCGGCTTGCTGAACCAGGGCACGCGCTTCAGCCAGAGCCGCAGCGCCTGCCAGTGAATGCGCGCCACCAAGGCCAGGCTGTGCAGCGGCTGCGCGCGGCAGGCCTGGCGCAACGCAGCGGGCGTCAGCGGCTGCAGCCGGCCGGACAGGCTGGTCTGCAGCAAGGGCTGGTCCTGCTCGGTCCACAGATCCACCCGCGCCAGCCACTGGGGCTGAGCGCCACCCCGGCGGTGAAAGCGAAAGCGGTACTGGCCGGTCACCTCGGCAAAGGGCGACACGTGGAAGACCTTGCGGGCGACTTGCTCGCCCCCGCTGTCCAGGCCCGGCCCCTGCAGCAGATAGACGTGACGCTCGCCAAAGGTGTTGTGCACCTCGGCCAGCACCACCACGCTCTGCCCATCACGGCGCTCGCAAAACCAAAAGCTCACCGGCTTGAAGCTGTGGCCCAGCACACGCGGGAAACATTGCAGCCAGATCTCGCCGTCCACCTGCTCCGCCAGGCCCTCGCGCTGCAGCAGGGCCTCGACCCAGGCCAGCGCATCCGGGCCGCCGGCGCCATGGTCGGCGTCGTAGAAGCTGAACCAGGCCGGGCGATTGCGCGGCAGGGCCGGTTCCGGTTGCTCGCGCAGCCTTCGCAGCGGCAGCACGAAAAAAGTGCTGGCATAGCTGAAGGCGTGCGCACGCGGCGCCAGGCGGCGGTGCCGCACCGGGCCTTGGCCCAACCAAACCGGCGCGGTGACATTCATGGCCTGGCGTCCAGGGCCATGAGTTGCTCGGCACAGGCCCGCGCCGCCTGCAGGCCAGAGAGCAGCCCGTCTTCATGGAAGCCGTAGCGCGTCCAGGCCCCGGCAAAGAACAGGCCGCCCTGACCTTGGATCTCGGGCAGGCGCGCCTGGGCCCGCACCGCGCCGGCGTCCAACACCGGATGCGCGTACTCGAACTCGCGCCAGATGCCCTGCGGCTCCCGCAAGGGGTTGAGGCTGACCACCACCGGTCGCTGCCAGGGCAGGGGCTGCAGGCGATTGATGAGGTAGTGCAGGCAGACGGGCTGATCTGCAGAGTCAGTCACTGCGGCCTCGAAGTTCCAGGCCGCCCAGGCGCGCTGGCGTTGCGGCAGCACGGTCGCATCGCCGTGCAGCACGGCGCGATTGCTTTGATAACGAATGGCGCCCAACAGCGCCTGCTCGCTGGGGCGTGCTTGCTCCAGCAAGGCCAAGGCCTGGTCGCTGTGGCAGGCCAAGATGACCGCATCGAAAGCCTGCACACCCGCTGCCGTGCGCAGCAGCACGCCGCCCTCCGGCCGGCGCTGCAAGCCCAGGGCCGGCTGCGCCTGATGAACCTGCGGCAATTGGGCGGCGAGGCGCTGTACGTACTCGCGCGAACCGCCGCGCACCGTGAACCATTGCGGGCGCTGCGCCACCTGCAGCAGGCCGTGGTTGTGGCAGAAGCGAATCAGCGTGCCGATGGGGAACTGCAGCATTTGCTGCGTCGGGCAGGACCAGATGCAG
Above is a window of Inhella inkyongensis DNA encoding:
- the fur gene encoding ferric iron uptake transcriptional regulator; its protein translation is MTHSEEIKNSGLKATLPRIKVLEVFQRSERRHLSAEDVYKALLAEDADIGLATVYRVLTQFEQAGLLSRNHFESGKAVFELNEGHHHDHLVCLSCGLVEEFFDERIEQRQHTIAKERGFELQEHSLALYAVCIKKNCPNKK
- the hprK gene encoding HPr(Ser) kinase/phosphatase gives rise to the protein MKPVSISADRLFEEHREALRWHWVAGHAHPERRFDEAALREAQSAADLVGYLNYIHPYRVQIVGSREVAYLTQASDEVLERRVSRIVTLEPPVIIVADAQQAPPKLVAMCDRADIPLFTTDASAGYVIDVVRTYLAQLCAVRTTRHGVLMDILGLGVLLTGESGLGKSELGLELISRGHGLVADDAVDFFRIAQDVIVGRCPELLANLLEVRGIGLLDIKAIFGETAVRRKMRLKLIVHLVRRETLEREFERLPYEPLYEDVLGVPTRKVVIAVDAGRNLAVLVEAAVRNTILQLRGIDTYQEFIQRHQRALERGEEEPL
- a CDS encoding PTS sugar transporter subunit IIA — translated: MNRLAAILPAQNVQVDIDATSKKRVFEQAGLLFENHQAVSRAVVTDNLFARERLGSTGLGHGVAIPHGRIKGLKNPLAAVLRVQQPIGFDAPDDEPVSLLIVLLVPEAATQRHLEILSEIAEMLSERELRERLKTETDPAVLHQLISQWQPARSAA
- the hpf gene encoding ribosome hibernation-promoting factor, HPF/YfiA family, whose translation is MNLTISGHHLEVTPALREYVVTKLDRVTRHFDQVVDINVLLTVEKQKEKDRRQRAEITVRVKGRDIFVEQSHEDLYAAIDQLMDKLDRQVCRHKEMLQDHHHASAKRLDLGAAP
- the corA gene encoding magnesium/cobalt transporter CorA yields the protein MLNIYSLDSGRLAGLPPEAFDLEGAEQRLKPIWVDLEAPTAEDKDWVQSHFGLTIPEDAVDDDLEESARFYEEDDGQLHIRSDFLRLDEQGGSRNVRVAFILFRNTLFSIRKEDLPVFRLLRLRARRTPALIDDAKDVLLKLYDADAEFSADALEGIYDALNDISARVLKEQVNDEVAGEVLTAIAREEDLNGRIRRNVMDTRRALSFMMRSRMLSAEQFEDSRQILRDIDSLDSHTAFLFDKINFLMDATVGFININQNKIIKIFSVASVALLPPTLIASVYGMNFAHMPELQQPWGYPFALGLMVLSVAAPFIYFKRKGWLR
- a CDS encoding HAD-IA family hydrolase; protein product: MNPPIRALTLDLDETLWAIGPVIARAEAKLHQWLQQHAPATAAAFDVPALQRERDRVAAEFPERAHDFTWVRLQSIAQCLAQSGEDSSLAQAAFDEFLVWRHRVELFPDARLALQRLAARYPLFALTNGNADLGRIGIDEFFSGRLAARDFGRGKPHADFFHAACAQLGLPPGEVLHVGDDWALDIEGAHAAGQPSAWIHRPGHPARPSHSTAQPAFVGSDLLQLLSWLEAGA
- a CDS encoding nuclear transport factor 2 family protein yields the protein MTPEDPRLRAVVAFYEGLRPEHLLRLGELYTEQAYFRDPFNEVRGLAAVQRIFAHMFEQLEAPRFEVLEAFAAQDQAFLTWDFHFLRGGQAQRIHGSSHLRFDASGRVAYHRDYWDAAEELWEKLPLLGGLLRALKRRLRAS
- a CDS encoding SDR family NAD(P)-dependent oxidoreductase, producing MSLNPKFKDWHGKTVWLVGASTGIGAALAHALHARGATVAVSARGADKLEAFAQTHPGALALPADVLDRDSLASALRTLVARTGRVDLALFCAGAYTPLRADQFDLASATQQLQTNYQGALNWLDVLLPQLLGQAERGQGGHISLVSSVAGYRGLPKALGYGPAKAALIHLAETLYLDLAPKGLGVSIVNPGFVATPMTAQNDFPMPALQTPEQAAEAILEGWADGDFEIHFPKRFTRFVKFLRHLPARPYFWLVRKGTRL
- a CDS encoding DUF3833 domain-containing protein encodes the protein MKRRLALLAPALLLSACAGPDLQSYAAEQPRLDLRQYFNGPLLGHGLFTDRQGRVKARFVVRMQGRWQGEQGVLEEDFEYSDGRKERRVWRLRHLGDGRYSGQADDVVGEARGRSAGNALQWAYTLKLPVDDKVYEVQFDDWMWLVDERVMINKARMSKFGLDLGEVTLSFQKL
- a CDS encoding MFS transporter — its product is MNTVPWRYGLLGLPLAFVALPLYVSLPAHYAREHGVPLALLGALLLGARCVDALADPWIGRQADRWLRPGAWARVMVPAACVMAASFAGLFMAPRLPLPGLLLWAGVWLVLGYLAYSVLAVSHQAWGARLGGNVVQQTRLVAWREGLGLLGVLAATLLMSQAGWGWTSALLALALVFGLLALFGLALPAPPLGFHRPWRLAWRQPAFRRLLLIYAINGTAAAIPATLLLFFVRDRLQAPQWEAAFLLSYFACAALSLPLWLRAVARWGQARSWALGMALAIAVFVAAAGLGEGDVAAFLLICALTGVAAGADLALPGAMLTRVVQRAGLSGQAEGSFLGWWTATTKLNLALAAGLALPLLQALGYREGARDAASLQALSLCYAVLPCLLKALALGLLWRHKDSL
- a CDS encoding chalcone isomerase family protein, whose product is MSCKSPWSRREALGAVLLAALSPAVRSQPALEPLPEWPLRAQARFRVFGLHVYDARLYAPQALDAQRWPEQPFALELEYARDLKGERIADRSLEEMQRQGELPAAQAQAWLAAMRATFPDVRAGDRLRGVHEPERGARFWFNGKPRGEPLAADFSRRFFGIWLHPATSASDLRRRLLGL
- a CDS encoding SAM-dependent methyltransferase is translated as MEQTLSKNPGRELAAPADAPFAVRTVFKLLQRLQHGSLDLQLPDGQTLHVGQPLQPRAAMGIHDWALAQATLNRGDIGFAESYIEGHWSSPDLAALLTLFLRNREALESAIYGSWWGALLYRIKHALRRNSKSGSRRNIVAHYDLGNEFYRLWLDPSMNYSSALFSAPGQSLEQAQQAKMARALAQLNLQPGQRLLEIGCGWGAVAEKAVRELGVQHTGITLSDEQLAYARQRLQQAGLSADLRLQDYRDLADAPYDAVVSIEMIEAVGEAYWPTYFQTLARQLKSGGRACVQSIVIRDDLFERYRRGTDFIQQYIFPGGMLPCPKTLREQAEAAGLRLETSFSFGPDYAETLRRWRADFMARADEVLRLGFEPRFLRLWEFYLAYCEAAFETGNTDVVQITLVKA
- a CDS encoding DUF1365 domain-containing protein; translation: MNVTAPVWLGQGPVRHRRLAPRAHAFSYASTFFVLPLRRLREQPEPALPRNRPAWFSFYDADHGAGGPDALAWVEALLQREGLAEQVDGEIWLQCFPRVLGHSFKPVSFWFCERRDGQSVVVLAEVHNTFGERHVYLLQGPGLDSGGEQVARKVFHVSPFAEVTGQYRFRFHRRGGAQPQWLARVDLWTEQDQPLLQTSLSGRLQPLTPAALRQACRAQPLHSLALVARIHWQALRLWLKRVPWFSKPAPPAQALSR
- a CDS encoding NAD(P)/FAD-dependent oxidoreductase → MSTALPLPDPGLALWRAAPAAAGRGPADHGAPLLPWLRDSGSPRDGRSPRRVAVVGAGITGLGAAWALRHRCEVSLFEADARLGGHAHTVDLELDGVRHGVDTGFLVFNERTYPLLIELFRQLEVPLAASDMSFSVQQRTQGIEWSGSSLATVFAQARNLLRPAFLGMLADLLRFNRECTALAQAGDDAALAESVGDFLARRRFGTAFRELYLLPMVACIWSCPTQQMLQFPIGTLIRFCHNHGLLQVAQRPQWFTVRGGSREYVQRLAAQLPQVHQAQPALGLQRRPEGGVLLRTAAGVQAFDAVILACHSDQALALLEQARPSEQALLGAIRYQSNRAVLHGDATVLPQRQRAWAAWNFEAAVTDSADQPVCLHYLINRLQPLPWQRPVVVSLNPLREPQGIWREFEYAHPVLDAGAVRAQARLPEIQGQGGLFFAGAWTRYGFHEDGLLSGLQAARACAEQLMALDARP